DNA from Amorphoplanes friuliensis DSM 7358:
TTTTTGGAGTTCGGGGAGGAGGGGGGTGATGTCGAGGAATTCGACCTGGTCGGCGGAGGTGGTGAGCAGGTCGGTGATGCCGGGGGTGGGGAGGCCGCCGGACCAGAAGAGGGCGTCGATCGAGCCGTCCTTGACGCCGTCGACTGTTTTGGTCAGGTCGAGGCGCTGGGCCTGGACGTCTTTGTCGGGGTCGAGGCCGGCGGCGGTGAGGACACGTTTGGCGATGACTTCGGTGCCGGAGCGGGGGGAGCCGGTCGAGACGCGTTTGCCTTTCATGCCGGCTACGTCTTTGATGCCGGAGCCTTTGCGGGTGATGACCTGGGTGTAGTTGGTGTGGATGCGGGCCAGCGCCTGGACGGGTTGTTTGGTGGTGAAGCTGTTGGTGCCGTTGACCGCGTCGGCGGCGCTGTCGGCGAGGGAGAAGGCGACGTCGAATTCGCCGGCGACGAGTTGCTGGATGTTCTGGACCGAGGCGCCGGTTTCGGAGGCGGTGGCTTTCACTTTGCCGCCGGAGGCGCCGATCTGTTCGGCGTAGGCGTTGCCGAGGGCGAAGTAGACGCCGGTGGCGTTGCCGGTGGCGATGCCGATGCGGGTGTCGTTCGCGACTTCGCAGGTGACGGTGCCGCCGGCGTCTTCCGCGGCGGCGTCCTGTTTGCCGCCGCAGCCCACGAGTGCGGTTGCGGTGAGTGTGCCGGCTGCGGCCAGGGCGAATGCCTTTCTCATAATGCTGTCCTCCCCGTTCGGTGGATGAGTGCGATCCCTGCTGCGAGGGCGAGCGCGACGGCGCCGATCGCGATCGTGAGCGGAGCGAGGTAGAGCAGGAGCAGACCGGCGGCGGCGCCGAGGATGCGGCTGGCGGGGCCGGCCGGTCCGATGCCGGGCACCCAGGCGCCGGTGGCGATGGCCAGGCCGACGACCGCGAAGATCGCGACGACGGTGGCCCAGACGATGCCGAGCACCGGCCCGCGGGCCAGGAGGTATTCGCCGGGGTCGGTGAGCACGAAGGCGATGGGGGCCAGGAACGCCGGCAGGGCGTACTTGAGGGCCTGCCACATCGTCGGCACCGTGCGCCCGCCGGTGATCGCGCTGGCCCCGACCGCCGCGAGTGCTGTGGGCGGGGTGACCTCGGAAAGCACCGAGTAGTAGAAGACGAACATCGCGGCGGCGGGTGGTGAGACCCCGAGAAGGGTCAGCGCCGGGCCGATGATGACCCAGCCGATGATGAAACTGGCGGTGACGGGCACGGCCAGACCGAGGATCGCCAGCGCGACGGCGGCCAGCACCACGGTCAGCGCGAGCACCAGCGTCGGATTGTCGGTGACCGCTTGCGCGCCGTTGACCAGTAGTGATGCCACCTGCGAGCCCAGGCCGGTCTTGGTGACGGTCGCGGTGATGATGCCGGCGGCGGCACACACGGCGACGACGGGGAGCACGCCGCGGACGCCCGCGGACAGTGCCGCGAAGAGGCGGTGCGGTGTCAGCCACGTCCGCCGGTCGAGAAAGGAGAGGAAGGCTGCCAGCACCGTCGCGTAGACCACGGCGCGGGTGGCGCTCTGACCGACGGCAAGCAGCACCACGATCAGGAAGAGCGAGGAAAAGTGGTAGCCGAACCGTCCGAGCAGCCGCAGCGCGCTGGTCTGCGGGGCGTCGACGGCCCGCACCTGGAAGCGCCGTGCGTCGATCTCGACCGCGAGCAGGATCCCCAGGTAGTAGAGGACCGTCGGGATCATCGCCCAGCCGAGCACGGTGAGGTAGGAGACGTCGAGGTATTCGGCCACGATGAACGCGGCGGCGCCCAGGGTCGGCGGGGAGAGGATCGCCCCGACACCGGCGGCGGCGAGCATGCCACCGGCCTGCTCGGCGGGGTAGCCCGCGCGCTTGAGCATCGGCCAGGTGACCGCGCCGACGCTGACCGCGGTGGCTGTCCCGGAGCCGGAGACCGTGCCGAGGAGGAAGCCGGCGGCCACCGCTGTGCGCCCGGCGGCACTCCGCGACTTGCGGAAGGCGGCCACCGACAGATCGACGAAGAAGCGGCTGGCGCCGGAGAGTTCGAGAACAGCACCGTAGATCGTGAACAGCACGATGTAGGTGGCGGCGACGTCGAGCGGTGTGCCGTAGAAGCCGCTGCCGGAGTTGTAGAGCGCGTCGACGATCTGGGCGAAGTCCATGCCCTGGTGGGCGATGGACCAGGCCTGCGGGAACAGCCCGCCGTAGTAGCCGTAGGCGAGAAAGGCCAGGCAGACGAGCGGCAGGGCCAGTCCGGTGGTGCGGCGGCAGGCCTCCACGACCAGCACGAGCATGATCGCGCCGGCGATGACGTCCGGGGTGTCGAGCAGGCCCTGACGGTCGAGGAAGCCGTCGTAACCGCCGCCGAACGGGCTGATCGGATAAAGGCAGACCAGCAGGGTGGCCACCGCCAGCACCCAGTCGAGGATCGACGGCGCCGCCGATCTTGTCCGGGTGGGATATCCGGAGCGGTAGACGAGGAAGACCAGCGGGAGGGTGACCGCCAGGAAGACGATCAGGTAGAACTGGCTGCCCTGGGCAAGCGGGCGGAAGACCTGCCACAGCACGAGCAGGGCCGCGGCAAACGCGACCACCGCGACACCGGCACCGATCCTGCCGGTCAGCGCGCGGGCCGGGCGCTCCTCGTCGTCGAAATGGACGGCCGCCGGGTCCGCGAGCGCACCCGCCGGAACGCGGTCGGAGTCCATGGTGGACACCGGGCCGGGAGTGCCGTCGTCGGCCTCCGCCCGGCCGGTCGGAGATCGACCGTTGACCATGAACGGACGTTACTATGCCGGCTGCGGCTTGTGACGTGTTGATCACGCATCTGTGGATATCCCCCGGATCAGCTCGTCACAAATAGGGCAAAACTAGTTTCCCGTTGCCGGTCATGACGTTGATACCGGTTATGGTGCGTCGCTCTTCACTGCAGGAAATCCGCGAGCAGACCTACAAGGTCCGCGACGCGTGGTGGACCGTCCTGCTCGTCGATCCCCTCGCGGCCAGGCTGGTCCGCCTGGTCGCCCCCTACCGGTGGATCACCCCGAACCTGCTGACCGGCCTGGCGACCCTGCTGGGTGTGGCCGCCGCAGCCTGCTTCGTGGCCCCCGGCCTGACGGATCAGAACAGGTGGTGGCTCGCCGCGGGGGCGGCGCTGTTCCACCTGAGCTTCGTCGTGGACTGCATGGACGGCAAGGTCGCGCGCCTGAACGGCACCGGGTCGCTGTTCGGAGCCTGGTTCGACTTCATGTTCGACCGGCTGCGGGTCTTCATGTGCGCGGTGGCGCTCTTCGGGGGCCAGTTCCTGCGTACGGACGAGGTCGGTTATCTCTGGACCTTGATCATCGTCACGTTCCTGGACCTGTTCCGGTACGTGAACTCGCAGCAGATGACCAAGACCCGCGAGACCATGCGCGCGAGCCTGGAGGAAGTCCGCGGTCCCCTGCCGCCGGCCGAGTCCGAGGCCGCGGTGAATTTGCCTCCTCAGGGTCCCCGGGCCCGGCTCCGCGCGGCGCTCCTCCGGCACCGCATCCGTACGCACCTGGTCAGCGGCATCGAGTTCGAGATGGCGGTTTTCATCATCGGGCCACTCACCGGCTGGATCATCGGAACCTCGCTGGTGGCCGGCGCGCTGATGGTCGCGTTCGAGCTGCTGCTGATCGTGAAGCTGTGGCGGGCGACGCGCGGGTTCCCGGTCGCGCTGGCCAAGGCTCAGGCGGCAGCTGCCCTGCTGAAGCCCGGTGCGCCCGCGCAAGCATCAGCTCCGGGCGCCGACAGGGTCAGCGCCACCTGAGGGGTGGCGGACAACCCTCCCGGCGAGGCAGGCTGGCGCTGGCTGACGCAGATCGGCGCGAGGAGGAGACATGGCGGCGAGTGAGGCTACGGCCACGTTCCGCGAGGCCCGGGACTTCCTGCTGGAGCACCGGGAGGACTACGCGGAGGCGTACGCGCAGTTCGGCTGGCCACAGCTCGGCGCGTTCAACTGGGCGCTCGACTGGTTCGACGTCATCGCCGAGGGCAACACCAACCCGGCGCTCTGGATCGTCGAGGAGGACGGCTCGGAGCAGCGCTTCACGTTCGCCGAGATGGCCCGCCGGTCCGGCCAGGTCGCCAACTGGCTGCGCGCCCGCGGTGTGCGCCGCGGCGACCGGGTCGTCCTCATGCTCGGCAACCAGGTCGAGCTCTGGGACACGATCCTCGCCGTGATGAAGCTCGGCGCGATCATCATCCCGGCGACCCCGCTGCTCGGCGCGGCCGACGCCCGTGACCGGGTGGCTCGCGGCGGCGCCCAGCACGTCATCGCCCTGGCCTCGGCCGCGGACCGCTTCACGGAGATCAGCGCCGACGTCACCCGCATCGCGATCGGCCGGGCCGTCGAGGGCTGGCACACCTTCTCGGACGCGTACGCGGAACCGGCGGACTTCACGCCGGACGGGGTCACCGACGCGAACGACACGCTGCTGCTGTACTTCACCTCGGGCACCACCGCACGCCCCAAGCTGGTCGAGCACACGCACGCGTCGTACCCGGTCGGCCACCTGTCCACGATGTACTGGATCGGACTGCGGCCGGGCGACGTCCACCTCAACATCTCGTCACCGGGCTGGGCCAAACACGCGTGGAGCAACGTCTTCGCACCGTGGAACGCGCAGGCCTGCGTGTTCATCCACAACTACTCGCGGTTCGACGGCGCGCGGCTGCTCAGCGAGATGCAGCGCTGCGGGGTGACGAGCTTCTGTGCGCCGCCGACCGTCTGGCGCATGCTCATCCAGTCGGACCTGACCGCTCTGACAACTCCGCCGCGGGTGGTGGTCGGGGCCGGTGAGCCGCTCAACCCCGAGGTCATCGAGCAGGTGCGCAAGGCCTGGGGTGTGACGATCCGCGACGGCTTCGGCCAGACGGAGACCACGGTCCAGATCGCCAACACGCCCGGTCAGCCGGTCCGGCCCGGGTCGATGGGCCGGCCGGTCCCCGGGTACCGGGTGGTGCTGATCGATCCGGTCACGGGTGAGCGGGCGGAGGAGGGTGAGATCTGCCTGGAGCTCGACCCGCGCCCGCTGGGGCTGATGGTCGGTTACCACGGCGATCCCGAGCTGACGGCCGAGGCGATGGCCGGCGGTTTTTACCACACCGGCGACATCGGATCGCGTGACGCGGACGGTTACATCACGTACGTGGGCAGGACCGACGACGTGTTCAAGGCGTCGGACTACCGGATCTCCCCGTTCGAGCTGGAGAGTGTGCTGATCGAACACGAAGCGGTGGTCGAGGCGGCGATCGTGCCGTCACCGGACGCGCTGCGGCTGCACGTGCCCAAGGCCTACGTCGTGCTCGCCGAGGGCTGGGAGCCCACCGACGCCACCGCGCAATCGATCTTCGCGCACTGCCGGGAGCACCTGTCGGCGTACCAGCGGGTGCGGCGCCTCGAGTTCGCGGAGCTGCCCAAGACCATCTCGGGCAAGATCCGCCGGGTCGAGCTCCGCGACGCGGAACGCCTCAAGCACGCGTCCACGGACGCCACACCACCCGGCGAGTTCCGCGACCGGGCGTAAAAGGCCGGGCCTCCACCAGAGGGTGAAGACCCGGCCGGGATTCAGCCGTCAGCAGCGGCCGAGGTCCTCCCACTGCTGGGTCCAGCCCGGTTCCGAGCCCTGCGTCCAGTACCTGGCCTTCCACAGGTGCTTGCCGTCACCGGAGGCGGGACCGCTCGGGTCTCCGTACTTGCTCTTCTCGTGCTTGACGGTCTGGCCGCCCTGGTAGACCGAGCCGAACGCCCATTCCGGCGCGGTCGCGCACGATCCCGCCGGCGGAGTCGTGGGCGGCGTGGTCGGAGGCGTCGTGGGCGGTGTCGTCGGCGGGTTGGTCGGGTTGGTGCAGCCGCCGCCGGTGGTGTCGACCGTGTCGGCGAACGTGCTGCCCGACGACCGGTAGCCGGCCGTCTTCGACGAGACCTGCGCCGGGGTCAGGGCCTGGTTCTTGGCGAAGAGCACCCAGTCGACCTGCTGGATGTACGTGCTCAGCCCGCCCGAGTGCGTAGCCGTGTCGATGAACCAGAGGTTCCAGTTGATCGTCATCGTCTGGCGCGGGTAGAACTTGCCGGAGTGGTCGCCGACCTGCACACCGTCGATGTAGTAGATGACGTGCCCGTTGGCGACGGTCGCCACCAGGTCGTGCCAGCCGTTGAGGCTGCTGCGCTGCTCCG
Protein-coding regions in this window:
- a CDS encoding TRAP transporter permease → MVNGRSPTGRAEADDGTPGPVSTMDSDRVPAGALADPAAVHFDDEERPARALTGRIGAGVAVVAFAAALLVLWQVFRPLAQGSQFYLIVFLAVTLPLVFLVYRSGYPTRTRSAAPSILDWVLAVATLLVCLYPISPFGGGYDGFLDRQGLLDTPDVIAGAIMLVLVVEACRRTTGLALPLVCLAFLAYGYYGGLFPQAWSIAHQGMDFAQIVDALYNSGSGFYGTPLDVAATYIVLFTIYGAVLELSGASRFFVDLSVAAFRKSRSAAGRTAVAAGFLLGTVSGSGTATAVSVGAVTWPMLKRAGYPAEQAGGMLAAAGVGAILSPPTLGAAAFIVAEYLDVSYLTVLGWAMIPTVLYYLGILLAVEIDARRFQVRAVDAPQTSALRLLGRFGYHFSSLFLIVVLLAVGQSATRAVVYATVLAAFLSFLDRRTWLTPHRLFAALSAGVRGVLPVVAVCAAAGIITATVTKTGLGSQVASLLVNGAQAVTDNPTLVLALTVVLAAVALAILGLAVPVTASFIIGWVIIGPALTLLGVSPPAAAMFVFYYSVLSEVTPPTALAAVGASAITGGRTVPTMWQALKYALPAFLAPIAFVLTDPGEYLLARGPVLGIVWATVVAIFAVVGLAIATGAWVPGIGPAGPASRILGAAAGLLLLYLAPLTIAIGAVALALAAGIALIHRTGRTAL
- a CDS encoding TAXI family TRAP transporter solute-binding subunit; this encodes MRKAFALAAAGTLTATALVGCGGKQDAAAEDAGGTVTCEVANDTRIGIATGNATGVYFALGNAYAEQIGASGGKVKATASETGASVQNIQQLVAGEFDVAFSLADSAADAVNGTNSFTTKQPVQALARIHTNYTQVITRKGSGIKDVAGMKGKRVSTGSPRSGTEVIAKRVLTAAGLDPDKDVQAQRLDLTKTVDGVKDGSIDALFWSGGLPTPGITDLLTTSADQVEFLDITPLLPELQKINPVYETGTIPATTYKTPADIPTIVVPNLLLVRENLDANVACVLTRTLFDRKPQLEQANAAAKEITLDKARKTTPVTLHRGATTALDALNAPK
- a CDS encoding AMP-binding protein, with protein sequence MAASEATATFREARDFLLEHREDYAEAYAQFGWPQLGAFNWALDWFDVIAEGNTNPALWIVEEDGSEQRFTFAEMARRSGQVANWLRARGVRRGDRVVLMLGNQVELWDTILAVMKLGAIIIPATPLLGAADARDRVARGGAQHVIALASAADRFTEISADVTRIAIGRAVEGWHTFSDAYAEPADFTPDGVTDANDTLLLYFTSGTTARPKLVEHTHASYPVGHLSTMYWIGLRPGDVHLNISSPGWAKHAWSNVFAPWNAQACVFIHNYSRFDGARLLSEMQRCGVTSFCAPPTVWRMLIQSDLTALTTPPRVVVGAGEPLNPEVIEQVRKAWGVTIRDGFGQTETTVQIANTPGQPVRPGSMGRPVPGYRVVLIDPVTGERAEEGEICLELDPRPLGLMVGYHGDPELTAEAMAGGFYHTGDIGSRDADGYITYVGRTDDVFKASDYRISPFELESVLIEHEAVVEAAIVPSPDALRLHVPKAYVVLAEGWEPTDATAQSIFAHCREHLSAYQRVRRLEFAELPKTISGKIRRVELRDAERLKHASTDATPPGEFRDRA
- a CDS encoding glycoside hydrolase family 16 protein; protein product: MSIDKRKSLGFVGTLALLGTVAVFTNAPSAAAAECGYLFDDFSYSSSSDSSLTAHGWTPRSYAGGPGVPGATWSPNSITFPTADGQKVMQLQASTDGTGAGTNHAELYSTQKRYFEGTYASRVRFTDAPVSGNDGDHINQTFFTISPLNGDLDPTYSELDISEYLPNGGWGETGPINYQTTWYTYRAEPWFADNQHSEQRSSLNGWHDLVATVANGHVIYYIDGVQVGDHSGKFYPRQTMTINWNLWFIDTATHSGGLSTYIQQVDWVLFAKNQALTPAQVSSKTAGYRSSGSTFADTVDTTGGGCTNPTNPPTTPPTTPPTTPPTTPPAGSCATAPEWAFGSVYQGGQTVKHEKSKYGDPSGPASGDGKHLWKARYWTQGSEPGWTQQWEDLGRC
- a CDS encoding CDP-alcohol phosphatidyltransferase family protein; this encodes MVRRSSLQEIREQTYKVRDAWWTVLLVDPLAARLVRLVAPYRWITPNLLTGLATLLGVAAAACFVAPGLTDQNRWWLAAGAALFHLSFVVDCMDGKVARLNGTGSLFGAWFDFMFDRLRVFMCAVALFGGQFLRTDEVGYLWTLIIVTFLDLFRYVNSQQMTKTRETMRASLEEVRGPLPPAESEAAVNLPPQGPRARLRAALLRHRIRTHLVSGIEFEMAVFIIGPLTGWIIGTSLVAGALMVAFELLLIVKLWRATRGFPVALAKAQAAAALLKPGAPAQASAPGADRVSAT